The following is a genomic window from Dermacentor variabilis isolate Ectoservices chromosome 11, ASM5094787v1, whole genome shotgun sequence.
ccataagacagcctttctcgctgcgtgtgaaggagattagcgatgaaatgcgtgtcccactcctcgagcatcgcttaatgcacctaaccaagctcttacctccttgggagtggcaggtgatacaatgtgacatatcctttataaatattacaaagcatgctcctgaggccgaaattagaatgcatttcctcgaactgcagtacaagcactcctgcgcagcgtactacacagatgcttcgaagtcaaatgccggggtatcctatgcagccgtcggcccatccttctcggaatccgatgtactgcatccggaaacaagcatctttacggccgaggcctacgcattactctctgctgtgaagcatataagaagatcaaaacttccaaaagcagcgatctatacagactctctaagcgtcgtgaaggccctaatgtcactctacaaacataaaaatcccgtattcaatgaactgtattcggtattgtgtaaagcgtactcatctaaccagaacatcataatatgctgggtccctggccataggggaatcgaaggtaacgttctcgcggacgagatggccacgtcaatcacatcgcaagctgttaacactaccgctgatgtgcctgtcacagatctgaggcctttctgacgaaataaactgcgacatcactggcagtgcacgtgggacgcgcaaacaaataacaaactgcacgttatgaagccccagttaggtttttggccctccccaacaaaatctcggcgaacagatgtcctattctgtcgccctcagaataggacacacatttggcacccatagttacctgcttactgaaagtgaacctccaacctgtggcagatgcggtgagaggcttaccgtcctccacgtgctcctggagtgtcgggaagccgaaacggagagaaaaacattttccgcttgcttaccattataacatccctctacacccggctatgtttctcggcaaggaaccgctttttgacaccaaggcaatcctcaactatttaaatgatgtcgtactacacgttatatgcccattaaattcgtagagcatcctcgctccagaggatgccactgcgataacagttttgcatagcacatgcctccaggcccttgttcttcaagggctctaaggaggcaacagtgctctcgcatatcttataaacatatatatttttacacatcgtatcattctttttaaatgcaccttaaatgttcatagtacacgtcataagacatcgccataatcttattgtacagattttgcgcactttagcgcgaacatttttaaggcccctctacagccacgtcacaccaacttcatcgaactcatgatttcattgcaaactcattaacatggacatggcgctctttggccataactggcccttgcgccattaaaaaccacatatcatcatcattaccgccgtagtattcgaacgccaacggccaggaaacacatcgataccaataggctgtcggctgtcggtggttaatcaagtacaaaaaccttgacgctatgactaaaaatcaactgcctatttgcctgaggtaaagaaacgtccttagacacctcgattgttcatgtcaatggtttgtgtaaattaaaaaattcagcatgttcagcgcccctagcagagaaagcacaaattaaagtattcgaccaaataacagtagctccacttgcgcgctaacgctgaaacgcgcctcgattgatttttcgccctctgtggccatttgttgaacttcagagtgtgcggggcctggtttGATGTCGGTGGCGGGGTCGCCGGGCGGGCGCTCCTACGCGGCGGCCCTCGGGGCGAGCCTTGCGCGTGCTCGTGCGGGACGGCCCGTCGCGGCGGCGCCGCCGGCGGCGGTGCGCCCGCTGCACGCTCACGTGGCGTTCCTGACGCCGCTCGCCCAGACGGCGACGCCGGCGAGGGACGTCCTTCGACTTTTGAAAACGAATATCGACCCCGGTGCCAAACAGATCAAGGACATCAGCGTGCACCATACGCGGCACGGTTTGACGATTTTTTCCAATACCAAGCAGTCGTTAGACAACTTACACCAAGCCATCAAAGATAATTCCGTTACCCGCGCGTCCCTCTTAGTTCGCCTAGGTGAGAAACGCAACCCTCATGTCAAATTTAACGGAGTGGACCCGGACATCGCACCCGATGAATTTATTAAAGTGTTGAACGAGCGAAACGAGGGCCTGAATTTAGATACGGATAAATGCAAGGTGCGTGTCACGTTTCGCGAACGGGCGGCTACGAGCGCGTTTGTGACAGAGGTCGATCCCGACGGTTTCAAGCGAATCATGCAGCGGCCTCGATTATCGGTCGGGTGGACGACGATTGTCGCAACGGAAGACTTACACGTACCAACGTGCACATACTGTGCGACGTACGGCCACGGTCGCACCACGTGCCCTAACAAAGCGGAGTTGCTAAGGCAGTTTGTATGAAGTGTGTATGAAGTTACgtggcgggtgtaccgccccagtaaactttatttctgttggcctctggtgagccatatacagtgaactGGACATGGCAGCGTTTTTGATGCCTTAGtccggtcacgcactctaataatacgccatacaaaaatgctttttggaacccgtcctcgcgtttaccacTGCCActtgaaacaagaaaaatatccagcACTGAAGTTTCCGCCGTGTTTATTTACCTGAACTTGCACTGTCGCTATTAAATTATGTGGCTGTAGCACCGCCCCGGCCGACTACTTCCCCGTCATTCCtgaaagcaaagcaaaaataaatggtggggaaaacctgtacctgcagaaaagcataccaggtttaaagccaattgaaaataaatgaataggggttTTGAAGTAAGACCCAAAGCGCATGTTTTGaagaaaagccaattggaaaaataaaagtgtgggCATAGGTAACGCATTTGTGTCCCAAGGCGTCTCAAGCAGGGCAGAAACCCTCGCACAGGGCTATGTTTTAATGAATAAATGAGGCGGAGACGTGAGGGCATGGGCACGCCCATGAAGAtgataaaagaaataataaaataaaatatgaaaacaaagcaagaaatgaataaataaataaacaaacaacagggggaaaaggaaagggaggggaagaaaagtaaaagaaaaggcaAGGAAAGGATAAACCATCCATTGGGAACAGGTGAAAGCAAAGTCGTAGAGGGGACGAGAGGGACAAcagaggagaaagaagaaaaaaaaacacagtacaCGTAAGTACACAAACACATAGCTGCACGGTGTTGCCGTGTCGTTTCCACGGTGTGTGCGCCGCAGTACGCAAGGCGCGGTTCACAGTACACAGCGGCGACCTCCGGAAAGGAATGGCGGGCCGAACCCGAAGGTTGTGCAGAACCGGGCCGAGCATTACACGGGTACTGCGGCGGTGAGTGCAGCGCGGTGCCCCCGCGGCGCACACGGGGAGGCAGGCGCCCCTCACACAAGCGGGGCACGACGACTGGTTGGTGACAGCAgtcgcagcggcatcctccgGAAAGATGGTGGGTCCAGTAAGGGCGCGCCCGCCTCGGGAGTGGAGAGGACGAAGGGCAACGCGCGGCGCTTAAAAGGCGCGGCCGCCGGTGAGCGGCGGCCATCCAGCGGGTGTTCCGTCTGCCGCAGGGCGCGCTCGTCCGCCAAGATGGCGGCGTCCGCCAGGGGTCAATGACGACAGCGGCACAGCATCACGGCTCTCTCAAACACCGGACCAAAGGTCGCACAGCCAGTCGGTTGCGTGAGGCCGTGCTGCCAGGGGCGCTGAGCCCCGCCGTCTCCGGCCGACAGGACAGCAACGGCCCCCCACAACCCGACTTGTGTTTGTGTActtgtacatatatataaaaaaagatatGTGCAGTGTGAGGACAGTGCCGTCAGTGGGGATCGAACCCCCAACCGCAGGGTGGGCGCGGGTATGAGCCTGTGTCAGGGCCGCCGGGACCAGGCCGAAGGGGTCGGAGGGCGTTGCGGCTGGATGGCAGGCGCAGGACCGTCACGGGTCGCGATGTCCCCGCGTACCATTCGCGCCCAGCGGGCACCGTGCGTGCCTACGCGGGGGCTGCCAGCAAGCGCGGGACACATCCCCGGAGGCCTCGCTCCAACCCACCCGGCCACGGCCGGAGCGCAAACGGTAAGCGCCGAACACGGGTCATAAACGAACACGTCGATGCGAAAACGTCAGCGAACGTAATCGGGCAGGTTTTCACTGATGACCCGTACAATTTGAATGAATAGAGCCCTATTACGATTGGGGCGCAAAAGCGCGGGCAGGTCTCGTCGCTCCAACGCGCCCTGCGGCGCGAGCGAGGCGGCCAACGGGCGCGTAAGGGGGCATTCGCCCTAGTAGTGGTCGAACGATGTGCACTCAGTGCCACAAGGGCACAGAGAGTCGCGAGCGAGGCCGAAACGGTGGAAGTAAAAGGGGAAGCGGCCGTGCCCCGTGAGCATGGTGACCAAAGCCCGCGGAGGGGGAAAAAAGGACGGCGCCTCCTCGAGGCGCGGTACCCACCGAAACAGGGCCGTGTCCGCATGGTCCTCGCGCCACGAGCGCGCCAACCGCTCTCGTTGAACCGCCCGGAACGCAGTGCGAACCGCCCTAAAATGTAGGGGCGCTCTGCGGTCGAGCCCGTACCTAGCGGCCCGCGACGCGAGGAAGTCGGCGAGCTCGTTGCCGAAAACGCCGCAATGCCCGGGTACGTGATATAGACGCACCTCGGACAAGCGGGCAACCTCCCCGAGCCCGGCCTGAATGCGAACAATCCGAGGATCGGCAGAGCCGGGCGTCGCGAGCGCTTGCAGCAGCGAGAGGCAGTCGGTATACAGAGACACCGTGCCCGTCTGCCCGCGACCGCACAAGTAAGTCACGGCCTCCGCGAAGGCGATAACCTCCGCGCAATACGCGCTCGTGGCGGCGCGCACACGAAAACGGCCCACCGCTCCAATCCTCCCCTTCGGGCCGAGGACGAGGAAAGCGGCGCCCGAAGAATGCGGCGTATAGGACCCGTCGGTGTAAACATGAAGGCCCGCGGCACGCGACCTGCTGCGCGCCTCCGGCGCCGACAGTTGCGTAAACGAAAACGCGCGCATCGCTGCCGGGTGTACATCCCAAGGGTCGGCGGTGTAGAGGACGTCATGCGGGGAGAACGCGAGGGCGCCGAACTCGACCGCCTCGCGTAGGGCGAAGAGCTTAAACTTCGCCGCGGTCCTGTCCAGCTCGAGCGACAGTGGCGGCACCCTCATTAAAACCTGAAGGGAGGCCGTGCGCGTCGTCCGATGCGCGCCCGACAGCGCCAGCAGGATCGTGCGCTGCATGGTTGTCACGCGGGCGCTGAGTTTGCAGTCGGGCTTGGCCGACTACCACACCACAGACGCGTACGTGAGGGCCGGCAGCATCACCTGATGGTAGAGGTGTGTTAATACCGCCAGCCGCAGGGGACCCTGCATCTGCACGAACGTCAGCGCCCTGCAGGCCAGATGTTCGGCCTTCTCCTTGAGGCTGTCGGCGTGTTGAAAGAAGTGGAGGCGCCTATCAAAAGTCACGCACAGGACCTTGAGGGCCTCCACGAATTTCAAACCCCTGCCCGAAGTGCCCAGGCGGATGGTAGGGTGGACGCGCTCCATACCGCCATGCCCGTGGGAAAACAGGACACAGTAGGACTTGTCCATCTTTAAAGTGATCTTCGCGCTCTCAGCCCATGCCACCACCCGCCGAAGAGCCTCCGAGCCCGCCGCGCCGAGCTCGTCGCGCGTCTTAGCCGAAATGACGAGAATGGTGTCATCGGCGTACGCCTGCGCGGTCACTCCGGCGGGCATGGGAAGCTCAAGGAGCCCATGCACGATGACATTCCACAACAGCGGAGACAGCGGTGAACTTTGTGGACTGCCCAGCGACGGGCTGGCCTCGACCGAGCCCGCGTCGGAGGTGAACACCAAACGGCGGTCCTCGAGAAACGAGCGAAGGAGATGGTACAGATTGCTCGGTAGCGCCCGGTCCCTAAAGAATTTAAGGACCAGGGGGTGCCACACGCTGTCAAAAGCGCTGCGGAAGTCAAGCGAAATTAGGATGGCCGGTGTCTTGGCCTCCTTGAGTGCCAACAGGCGGGTCTTGAAAGCGTATAGGGCCATCACAGCGCTCCTGCCGTGAGTAAAACCGTATTGGCGCTCGTGCAGGTGTCCGCCGCTCTTCAAAAAATAGTACAACCGGCCGTTCAAGAGGCGCTCGAGCACCTTGCCCAGCGCCGACGCAACGCAGATCGGCCTGTACGAGGTGGGTAACTCGGGCGCTCGCTGCGGTTTCGGGATGAAAATGATCCGCCCCGTACGCCAGCAGCGGGGGAAGTAACCCAGCGCGAGCGCCGCGTTAAAGACCCTGAGTAGAAATGCGAACGCGCGAGCCCCTTGACAATATAGGGCGTGATCTTGTCCGGCCCGGGTGCTGATACGTCCATCGTTTTCCGAAGGACGCGCCGCAGTTCTGCGGCCGTAAAAGGCGCGTCGCTTACACGCGTACGATAGGGCGAAGCCGCCAGCACCCTGATCTCTGCGTGGCGGGGCCCGTCGGAGGAGGGGTCGTCGATCGCCACCTGCGTCCTCAGCAGGAGGGCCGCCGACTCTAGGTTTCTGGTCGTGCGAGTACCGTCGGGCAGTTCGAGCGGCGGCAAACACAGCCGCGGTCGCACCCTGCCGAACGCCTCTCGGTACGCGGCGGAAAAGATGGACCGCCTCGTGCAACTGGCGTACCACGCGCGGAGGTGCGAGGTCTTGGCCACGCGAACGTGACAGCGAAAAACCGCGAGGGCCCTGCTGTAATCCGCGCGGAATTGCGTCCGCAGCTCCTCCGCCGCGCAGCGCTGGTACCGGCGCCGCAACGCGTTCACGGCGCGTCTTTCCTCCGCCAGCGCCGGGGTCCACCAAGGCCTCCCCGGGCCCTTGACGGGACGGAGGTTTGCCCGGTAGTGCCGGTCAAAGAGCCGTTGGAAACCCGCGAGAACCTCCTCGAGGGCGCCCGGCGATTGTAGGGTGGCCCCCAGAACCCGCGCAAACCACGACTCGCGTACGAGGGCGTCCAACAAGTCCTCCCGAACGGCGGTCGCGAGCCGCGCCGATGTGAACCGCAATGTTCTTGTGTTCGGAGAACGTAAGGTCCTCACGAACGGTCCAATCGAACCCAGCCGCAACCAGGGCCGGCGCCGCCAATGTGACGTCGAGCCAGCTGGCCGCGTACCGCGTCTCATACGTTGGTGGCGATTGGGGGTCGTTAAGAACGACGAGGCGGTTCGCGCCGGCGAACTCTATAAGGCAGGCGCCGTGCTCGTCCCCTGCACAGGGACCCCATGCCGGGTGTTTCgcgttaaaatcacccgcaaCGACGATGTTAGGCGTGCGGGACTTCGCGATGGCCTCCTCAATGCCGCGAAAGGTGTCGTCCATCGACCGGTGAGGCGGCGCGTACGCGGAAACAAACACGAACTGAAAGTCGCGTGCCTCACAATACACGGCGACCACCAGTTTTGATAGCAACAGCGGGGAGACGTCGTACGGCGGCCCTCGCGTAACGACCACTATCGCCGGATCCCGATCGATGGCGTACATGTTAAACTCCGGCGGCATACGTGGCAGCTTGCCTCCGGGCCTGTAAGGGTCGGATACAGCCGCCAGTGGGACACCCGTCTCCGACATACGGTCGCCCAAGTGCTGGGAGGCCAGCCTGGCATGGTCGAGGTTGAGCTGTAGGAATCCGATGCTCACGCC
Proteins encoded in this region:
- the LOC142563459 gene encoding uncharacterized protein LOC142563459 — its product is MQRTILLALSGAHRTTRTASLQVLMRVPPLSLELDRTAAKFKLFALREAVEFGALAFSPHDVLYTADPWDVHPAAMRAFSFTQLSAPEARSRSRAAGLHVYTDGSYTPHSSGAAFLVLGPKGRIGAVGRFRVRAATSAYCAEVIAFAEAVTYLCGRGQTGTVSLYTDCLSLLQALATPGSADPRIVRIQAGLGEVARLSEVRLYHVPGHCGVFGNELADFLASRAARYGLDRRAPLHFRAVRTAFRAVQRERLARSWREDHADTALFRWVPRLEEAPSFFPPPRALVTMLTGHGRFPFYFHRFGLARDSLCPCGTECTSFDHY